A region from the Lentimonas sp. CC4 genome encodes:
- the cutA gene encoding divalent-cation tolerance protein CutA, which yields MPDTLLIGWTTVDSEAAAQQLAHGLVESDLVACVQIDAGVTSVYRWEGAVQSDAEWRLIVKFAESKSEEVNAYLDAHHPYDVPQWVVARAEHVAPTYLKWARESKLTRIKYCDL from the coding sequence ATGCCTGACACACTTTTAATCGGTTGGACGACGGTCGACTCCGAGGCTGCGGCGCAGCAACTGGCGCACGGGTTAGTCGAGTCCGATCTTGTGGCCTGCGTGCAGATTGATGCGGGCGTGACATCTGTTTATCGCTGGGAGGGGGCAGTGCAGTCGGATGCTGAATGGCGATTGATTGTGAAATTCGCTGAATCGAAATCTGAGGAGGTGAACGCGTATCTCGATGCACATCACCCTTACGACGTGCCGCAATGGGTAGTCGCCCGGGCCGAGCACGTCGCACCCACGTATTTAAAGTGGGCGAGGGAGAGTAAACTCACGCGGATCAAGTATTGTGATTTGTGA
- a CDS encoding Txe/YoeB family addiction module toxin, which translates to MNYRLVYTKLAQKDANKLSRSQLKAKALEILEILKEDPFQAPPGDEALVGDLQGSYSRRINIQHRIVYQVYEDEQVVKIIRMWTHYGE; encoded by the coding sequence GTGAACTATCGATTGGTTTATACGAAGCTGGCGCAAAAAGACGCGAACAAATTGTCGCGTAGTCAGCTCAAAGCAAAGGCACTGGAGATTCTAGAAATTCTAAAGGAAGACCCGTTTCAAGCACCGCCTGGCGATGAGGCCTTGGTTGGCGATCTACAGGGAAGCTATTCGAGGCGTATCAATATTCAGCATCGAATCGTGTATCAAGTATACGAAGACGAGCAGGTCGTGAAAATTATCCGAATGTGGACACATTATGGAGAGTGA
- a CDS encoding VOC family protein: MKIEKAGFIAFPASDFEASLRFYRDVLELPLVKQGEDAFSRFARFDCAGFGIHVYEWTKPFNRAHTGLQLYVKDVDALYAELQAQGVQFNGEVRDEPWGGRVVTVRDPDGNLFDLLNAEYAEQFGA; the protein is encoded by the coding sequence ATGAAAATTGAAAAGGCAGGTTTTATCGCATTTCCCGCATCGGACTTTGAGGCGTCACTACGCTTTTATCGGGATGTGTTGGAGTTGCCGCTGGTGAAGCAGGGAGAGGACGCGTTTTCACGTTTTGCACGGTTTGATTGTGCGGGCTTTGGCATTCACGTTTACGAATGGACGAAGCCGTTCAACCGCGCGCATACGGGACTTCAGCTCTATGTCAAAGACGTGGACGCCTTGTATGCCGAACTCCAGGCGCAAGGTGTGCAGTTTAACGGCGAGGTGCGTGATGAGCCGTGGGGTGGACGTGTGGTGACAGTGCGTGATCCCGACGGAAATCTGTTTGATCTGCTGAATGCGGAGTATGCCGAGCAGTTCGGGGCGTGA
- a CDS encoding type II toxin-antitoxin system Phd/YefM family antitoxin, producing MTTITATKARNTLYSLIDEANESHVPIQITGKRGNAVLIAEDDWRAISETMHLSMVPGMVESIVEGMNEKIEDCSESLEW from the coding sequence ATGACTACGATCACTGCCACGAAGGCTCGCAATACTCTCTACAGCCTCATTGACGAGGCGAATGAATCACACGTCCCGATTCAGATCACAGGTAAGCGTGGTAACGCGGTGCTCATTGCAGAGGATGATTGGCGGGCGATTTCAGAGACCATGCATCTGAGCATGGTGCCGGGGATGGTGGAATCGATCGTAGAGGGGATGAATGAAAAAATTGAAGACTGCAGTGAGTCACTCGAATGGTGA
- a CDS encoding M20/M25/M40 family metallo-hydrolase, whose amino-acid sequence MKNSDQIVRMFDPIEALKDYIRFPSVSTDPAYADGMKGAREYATGLLENLGFKVEVVETELHPILLAERFGDPAWPHIAIYGHYDVQPADPFELWTSEPFEPTVRDGRIYGRGTADNKGPTIVHMSALARVLAKHPDLPLNITYVIEGEEEIGSPSMPKFFDSYAERISKADFILVSDTGSPNTEQIVITTALRGLVDLEIKVRGPKSDLHSGIHGGAVYNPLQALMEICAGLHNPDGSVNVLGFYDDVLPVLDWERAELARYPETVESYQAMLDVPAFYPANGLTPLEAVRFGPTLEFNGIGGGYQGEGSKTVIASEAFAKVTCRLVANQDPHKTQDQVVAAIEALCPAGVTLNVRRGPVAEAYLAVPPERPNTPADQPEALARAFKSADRAIEQCFGNAPIYLREGGSIPVIADFNKRAGLDALMVGLFTPIDNLHAPDEGFDLKLMENAITAFEQIFCDIAGV is encoded by the coding sequence GTGAAAAACAGCGATCAGATTGTGCGCATGTTTGATCCGATTGAAGCTCTTAAAGATTATATTCGTTTTCCTTCCGTTTCGACGGATCCGGCCTATGCCGATGGCATGAAAGGAGCGCGTGAGTATGCAACTGGCTTGTTGGAGAACCTTGGCTTTAAGGTGGAAGTGGTGGAGACAGAACTGCACCCGATTCTCTTGGCTGAGCGCTTTGGCGATCCGGCGTGGCCACATATTGCGATTTACGGGCACTACGATGTGCAACCGGCCGATCCGTTTGAACTATGGACGAGTGAGCCGTTTGAACCGACGGTGCGTGATGGCCGTATCTATGGTCGTGGCACGGCCGATAACAAGGGGCCTACAATTGTGCATATGTCGGCATTGGCTCGTGTGTTGGCGAAGCATCCAGATCTACCACTCAACATCACATATGTGATCGAGGGCGAGGAGGAGATCGGTAGCCCGAGCATGCCGAAGTTTTTTGATTCGTATGCAGAGCGTATTTCGAAGGCAGACTTTATCTTAGTCTCTGATACGGGGAGCCCAAACACTGAGCAGATCGTGATTACGACGGCACTCCGTGGTTTGGTGGATTTGGAAATCAAAGTGCGTGGCCCAAAGAGCGATCTGCATTCAGGCATCCACGGCGGCGCAGTGTATAATCCATTGCAGGCATTGATGGAAATTTGCGCGGGGCTACACAATCCAGATGGCAGTGTGAATGTGCTAGGGTTTTACGACGATGTGTTGCCGGTGCTCGATTGGGAACGCGCGGAGTTGGCGCGTTATCCGGAGACGGTCGAGAGTTATCAAGCGATGCTTGATGTCCCTGCATTTTATCCGGCCAATGGTCTGACTCCCCTTGAAGCGGTGCGCTTTGGGCCGACGCTAGAGTTTAATGGGATCGGTGGCGGCTATCAGGGCGAAGGTTCGAAGACCGTGATTGCGAGTGAGGCCTTTGCCAAGGTGACCTGTCGCTTGGTGGCGAATCAAGATCCTCACAAGACACAGGATCAAGTCGTTGCTGCGATTGAGGCCCTCTGCCCGGCAGGTGTAACGCTCAATGTGCGTCGAGGACCGGTCGCGGAAGCGTATTTGGCGGTGCCGCCAGAGCGTCCGAACACGCCTGCGGATCAACCAGAAGCGTTGGCACGTGCGTTTAAGTCGGCCGATCGCGCGATTGAGCAATGCTTTGGCAACGCGCCGATTTACTTGCGCGAGGGGGGCAGTATCCCCGTGATTGCAGACTTCAATAAACGTGCAGGGCTCGACGCCTTGATGGTGGGTCTCTTCACGCCGATCGATAATCTACATGCACCGGACGAGGGCTTTGATCTGAAGTTGATGGAGAATGCGATCACCGCGTTTGAGCAGATCTTCTGCGATATCGCTGGGGTGTAG
- a CDS encoding BrnT family toxin, giving the protein MFDWSDDKDAELRATRGIGFQDIVFHVERGDVLAVADHPNSEKYPNQKIFYVRVGDYVYLVPYVESGESKFLKTIIPSRKATKQFLRGGSNEV; this is encoded by the coding sequence GTGTTTGATTGGTCGGATGATAAAGATGCGGAACTGCGCGCAACACGAGGAATCGGTTTTCAGGATATCGTGTTTCATGTTGAACGTGGCGACGTGCTCGCTGTTGCCGATCATCCAAATTCTGAGAAATACCCAAACCAGAAGATTTTCTACGTTCGGGTGGGCGATTATGTATATTTGGTTCCGTATGTTGAATCGGGTGAAAGCAAATTCCTGAAGACGATTATACCGAGCCGAAAAGCGACGAAACAGTTTTTGAGAGGAGGATCCAATGAAGTTTGA